In Musa acuminata AAA Group cultivar baxijiao chromosome BXJ3-9, Cavendish_Baxijiao_AAA, whole genome shotgun sequence, a single genomic region encodes these proteins:
- the LOC135649877 gene encoding glyoxylase I 4-like has product MAAAEGARLHHIARESPDVKRLAAFYQEVLGFERIETPKFGEFEVIWLRLPPSFSLHLIEKDPRSKLPEGPSAVADPSALPRGHHISFAVSNYETFVQTLKEKGIKTFEKTQPDGKTKQVFFFDPDGNGLEVGSW; this is encoded by the exons ATGGCGGCCGCGGAAGGCGCTCGGCTTCACCATATCGCGAGGGAATCGCCCGACGTCAAACGCCTCGCCGCCTTCTACCAAGAG GTGTTAGGTTTTGAGCGGATCGAGACCCCCAAATTTGGGGAGTTCGAGGTGATCTGGCTTCGCCTCCCGCCGTCTTTCTCGCTCCATCTCATCGAGAAGGACCCCCGGTCGAAGCTCCCTGAGGGACCGTCCGCTGTCGCTGATCCCAGCGCTCTTCCGAGGGGCCACCACATCTCCTTCGCTGTCTCCAACTATGAAACCTTCGTCCAAACTCTGAAG GAGAAAGGGATCAAGACGTTTGAGAAAACCCAACCGGATGGGAAGACGAAGCAAGTCTTCTTCTTTGATCCCGACG